Within Ictalurus furcatus strain D&B chromosome 3, Billie_1.0, whole genome shotgun sequence, the genomic segment CATGCAAGTAGCTATATAAGATATTGCTTCATATAGCAGTCCCACTTAGTTATtgcattattattcttatccTAActtatttctgtgtaataataTGGTTCTGAATGTGATATTTTAGATAGGCTTgggtagctttaaaaaaaaaaaaaaaaaagtaaacttttttgttcgtttgtttaagttttttttttcttttgttactGCGTCATGGTGCCAAGTATATTGTACACAGCAGACAGGTGTGCGTTAAGAGTTTGTGCAGTCGATAGGAGGAAACCGGGCGCTTTTCAGGGCCACGCTGTAAACCGGGTACTAGTGGAATGAACAGTGTGTCAAAATACCACGCCACATTGTATTGAGACACACtttagtgtggtgtagtatgcggtttgggacgtggCCTATTTCACCTTTAATACGCTCGCGCCGCTCGTTAGAGCTTTAAAATGGCGATTAGCAGTCGGCCGACATTTCCTCATATCGATTTTAATTTAGTACACTACATAGTTCACAGCCCGTATGAAGCAGCTAGTTTGatatttggatttctttattattttatattttatttcctcatttaaATCACCGTAAGTGAGAATGAATTTGCAGCCAAAATCCATGTCGTCTTAAGAGTAGTTTCCCAAACTGGCACAGCCTACTAAATAGTGTCAATAGAATGTGCTAACTATAATGTGAAATAGCCCACTACTTTTGACATTGCAGGCCTGTTTGTTGCATTAATGTGAGGTTTTTGGGAGAAAATAAGGCGTCATAGAGACGACACGAATGTATTTTGTTAGCCAAAATTTCCGACGTACTGTTTAGTAGTAGCCTGCTATTTAGTACGGTAGTATGCCATTTTGGACACTGCTCCCCTTGCCGCCGGTCACATGAAGCGGTGTGTTCCCTCTGTAATAGCAGATAGAGATTAAACTCCATGGGTGGCCTGGCCTCTTCAAGCAATAAAACCATTAGAACTGAACAACTGAGTGTTTGTCATTACTGCTACACATGTATAATAAGGCAATACACTACAAGTAGAAACTATATTTTGGTAACTTGTTTTATATACTTTTTGGGTAAATTGCGTATATAGCACGCCTTCTTTTAAACTGTAGTGTTTAAATTATGAGAACTCAGCACGTTATATCGAACATAGCAGCTGTGATGACGGCAATAGCTCCGCCCACCTTGCACAATCACGACGTGTCATATATCCCGGAAATGATTGTTTCATAAATGTCAGTGTCGGTGTCATGGTGATAGAGCTACATGTCAGTTTCCTTTGGAAAACTTATGAACCAAACTTGCTCAAGTGGAAATACGTGAGAGCAAACTGTATTGTAcaaatcattttcctcaaaaagAAATCTCAGTGTCTTGATGATCTGCATTTATGATTTGATGTtcattatattttaatgttCATTCCTATTCGTGTTTAGAGGCATATTACAGAGGAATTTACCAAAATGTTACGTTAGATTTTTATACTTTAAAatgataacaaaaaaaaaagtttcgtTTTATAACAAGCTCTGGTGTTTTCTTGgttgaacaaaaataaactttACAGAAACAAACTGTTCTGTAGTCCTAAAAGTAGCCTATTTTACTTAAGAGTGTCTTTACAGTGAAGTGAACATTTTAATTCTAACAAAATTTCAATCACTaggtttttggttttattaaatgtgcaaattcacacaaatttaatttgattgaagtctcatttgcataaatatattttttaagttgtagcctaatatttaaataataataatacttgtaGGCCATAATATCAGCAATCACTTGGGGAACACTGATTGTGATATCtgttgattaaaataaataaataaatctattcacatttaaattttaacTGCGTTAAATTAAAATGGTGGTTCAGATCATTAGTCATTTTATTAGTAAGTGCTCTGGAAACACATCATCCTGACCCCTGTTACATAATCTGTTCAAACAATTCGAATTACCTCGCAAACTGAAACcacaaaaatactataaagagcttATAAAGAGGGGTTTTGTTCGGTATTGAATACACAACTAACAAGCCTCTGTTGATTTTAGCCGTTGCTAAATATCATatgtgatttacatttatttactaaGTTGTCAGAGCTGAAACAAATCGCCATGCATTGTTGTCACTTCGTGTGGGAGTCGTGCATATCATTTGTTCGTTGGATTTAcgatgcattgtgggtaataatATGATGCTTAAAAACATCCAGGGAATATAAATTGTCCACTGGGAATTCAGACACTACAAAATGGCTGCATCTCAAATAGTGCAATAAAatcctttgtcctgaagactgtAATGTTCAATGTGTGCATAATaagtttgtttcaataaatgagTCATGATCTTTTTTGCAAATTATTCCATTCTCGTTGGAGTTTAGCGTCCTGAGCGAATTTTACtctaatatttgtatatatttgtctaacgaattttacaaaaaaaaaaaaaaatctgtatagcCTATTTAATTAGGATATCATTTATAGAGATTAAATCCTTCTCATTAAGATTAAAGTGCGGGTTCAGTTGCACTGAGTCTACAGactatatctatatctgtaGCCAGACGTTTATGAAGCAGGTTGTAGGTTGCCTATTTAAATGATCCATGGGGGAAAAGCATTTATCTTTATCTTCAACTTACTTCTGTAAATTAAACTGTTTCCTGCGTATCACCTGTTACAcagtattgtatttattaatgtacaCTGCTTATCACTTCTCAAAGTGGAAATAAAACTAACAGGCTAATTCCCGTCAGTTCAGCAATAACTGTCTATAGCCATTGATAGTCATATACTGCacggtttgtttttattaatcagTTGTTCTAGCTGATAATTTGTTTGAAAGCAAGACACCAAAAAGTTTAATGACTTTGAGTGTTTGTCAGTCTCAGCTACTGTTCCTTATAAAAAAGCATAAATTAGGCAAACTACTAGCTTAATCGTGCTAACATTTGAAGACATAACGAAATGAAATCTATTGAGACATATTTAAAACATAAGcttgttaaataatttattgatAATACAAAGGTTTTCTTACTTCAGCACGGAAGCAATAATATTCTCTTAATTCAGCATTTAACCCTCCAATCCATCTGGATCTGTTTTTACAGAGGTAGCCCTAAAACTTAGAgtcctttttaaatgaaaagagcCGGCCGGAGAGGATACGGTTAAAACTGTTAGAACAAATCCTATTTACATGAACATTTACAGCCGGTGGACTTGTACTCGGAGTAAGACTTCTCCAAGTCGGAGAAGAAGTAGTGATAGACTTGGTTATTCGGCGACAGTAAGAGAAATGAGGTTTCTGCCACAGGAGATGAGTGCACACTGGCCATGTCCTTTTGGGCGGCTTCATAACATAATTTActcggtagaaaatatatacatccgAGTTCCTCTTGCGGCAGCAGTGGGAGGCTCTGAGCCCCCCTGTGTACCCTGCTTTAAGTTTGTGAACGTTCCTCAGCTGCTGGAGAAACAGTCTGTGCTCAGCATCACAACGTGTCCGAGCTGCTGCTGCTCGGGCTCATGAGCGACAGGCTCGCAGACTTGTGCTTTTTCAGCAGTCTCGTAATTTTTTCGTCGTCTGAGTTGGGGTCCAGCGGCTTGTTGTACTCGTCGTCGTCCTCGTTGTCCGAGCTTTCCTTCATCTTCTCCGTTTCCGAGTCGTGTTTCTTTTTGGCGGTGGCCATTTCCGCTGCGTGCTTCTTACGCCACTTGGTTCTCCGGTTCTGAAACCAGACCTGTTGGTGGAGAGACATTAATACATTACAAGATCATTTGCAGGGAGAGTTGGAGAGTATTTGCTGGGTCCTGAAACTTCAAAGACTTTTATACGCAAGAATACATGTTAAGAAATATATAGCACCGAGTTGAATTAGTAACGCCCAATCACAATTAGTTTGACTGTTATGTTGTTGTAAATGCTAAACCTTTATTTACATGCATTATATTCATCACTGCAAGCAACttaacaccaataataataataacaaacagtagtagtagtagtaataataataataataataataataataataataataataataataccttttgATAGCTATTTTAATATTGTAACTTTAATTATTTCATGCGCAGGCCTATATTTTCTAAAAACGTCGCCCAGACTTAAAATCGAATTcgcatgcattattaattttgaATTTTTAGCTGTAATATTAAACTCCAAATCGGAATTCTACACACCTTGACCTGACTCTCGGTCATTCCCAGTGAGTAAGCGAGGCGTGCTCTTTCCGGCCCGGCCAGGTATTTTGTCTGTTCGAAGGTTTTTTCCAGCGCAAAAATCTGCTGTCCTGAAAAAGTTGGCCTGGAGTGTTTCTTCTTCCCGTCTTTGTCCAACATTATATTTGCTTGTGCTGAAAGAGACAAAATGTTCTGTCTTAGTTAAGTGtgtaagttttgtttttaaagaatggTAAATTCAGAGGCCTTGGTTTCAATCAGTACTGTCACTAGCCTATAAAGTGGACACGAACTGGTATAATAGGTTACTTACTagaacaacataaaacaacCCCACACTGTGACTATAAGGTTATATCTCCTATTTATTCTGAACCAAGATgtcttataataataacaactattAAAGTCACAAAATGCTTAGTTAATACCAACagctataaatgtaaacaattctactgctttttttttaggtaAGAATTCTTGTGAAGTTGAAGGGTTGGCATAAATGTATtctttacagtgttcatttgtgtctaAAAAATGAAATTTTGAATGCAATGCATTTctattcaataaaataaaacgaacaacaacaataacaacgaAATCCTGGTGAAATCGATTTTGCATTAGCAGATTAgactttgtaaaaataaaaataaaaataaaaacaactaagAAGGTGTGAAAAGATAGTTGAGAGTTTCCTCACCCTGACAGGGCATTCGTGGCTCCCTCCACGGGGAACTCTGCACCATTCCGGGCCAGAAGATAGGCGCTCTGCCCGGGAGCTCCGCCAGCGGCTTCGGGTAGCGCGACACGGCAGCGGGGTTAAAGTACATCCCGGCAGTGGTGGCCAAGCCGTTTATCCGCGGAAAGCTGGAGAGCAGTTGTCCCGCCGTGGTGATGGGGCGTCCCAGTATATCGCTAATTCCGTGCGGTGTGCCCAGCGGCAGCTGTGAGCTGAGGTTGGTGAATGAAGGAGCCTTGAAGCCTGCGGGATTCTGCAGCGTGTAGGGGAACAGCGAGCTCTTCATCTCGGTCATGTTGTGAAGCGCAGCCAGTGGCGTGCTACTCAACACGAAAGCACTCTGCCTGTTAGCATCCATTTGCCCCACCGCTAACATTTGTGTGCATGAACCACgtaaaaactaaaaactaaacaaaatctTAAAACACTAAACGAAGTGCCAACGGAACACCTGCAACTGCCCACAATGCAACTCCAAGTCGAGGCGCTGTTGATCAGTCTAGAAACAAAAGTTTGAAACAAGCGGAACAACAGAAATATCTGCCCGAGTATCGGGCGAGCCCCCGGTCACAAGTGTCTTTAGTTCGGTGAGTGTTATCTGAGCCGCGATCCGCTGCGCGGTCGGAAGTTGGAGATTTCACCGCGTTCGATGGCGCGCATTAGCTCGACTCACGTCAGTAAATTGACTCTGTGTTATGATGCTCGCGGAGCCGGAGCCGCTGATAACCGCGCCGCCACCTGCACGCGAGTATTTCCCATTGGACAGGGGCTAAGTGAGGGCGCGCTGTGATTGGAGGGTAAACAGCGGGACGCTCTGCGTGCGCGCAACTTGAACAAAGCCGCACTCTATCAAGGTCTTATTGTAGCACTATTAGTGACGCATCATACTGTAGAAAATCATTGTTTCCAGATTTGACAAAAAGACACATTTACTCTATGACCCATTACAGCTGACAATGTAAGTACATTAACCTCGATACGACTGTGGTGTGTGACCATTTTACTGTGCTAATGAATTAAGCAAGAGACTGAGTGCATTTTCagctagtctctctctctctctctctctctctctctctctctctctcgtttgctgggtttttttttctatttctatttacaAATGTTTAATTGGATACTCTAATTTAATTAcagaagacaaataaaaaaaaagaccaaatcaTTTACACTTTTAAACTCGTGTGTTGTTTACATTATTTCTAACTTGGTTTGAGTCAAATCAAACTGTTTCTTCTTGCTGAGGCTTTTTAAAGGTTGTCCGGGATCAGAACTGATCTACAGCCCAGTCAACGATCAGTAAGTGTAGCTGCTGAGATTTCCTCGGAACATTTCCTTGATTAATTAAGGCTCATTGACACTGATTGTATCTTCTCTTCACAAAACGTAAACATGCGTAAAATCACATTAGCTATGCTATATGGCAGTTAGCTTTATTAGAAACACGAAGTCATTAGCTTCAAGCCATGAAGGCCTACTTATTATTTTAGTGCAACATTTGttagaatttttaaaattttagtaTGCTTAGTATTttgcctaataataataataataataataataataataataataataagctgagAGTCTATATCAAATATAGTACTGGGCATCTAAACAGTAAACAATAAcagcactactactactactactactactactactaataataataataataataataacatcataTTAGGCGGAGATATTAAAAAGAGCAGATGGGGATTTAAACAGTAATGGCTGATGAGAATGTAGATCATGAATGAAATAGTGGGAAATGGCCATGCATGAGTGTAAAAGTGCAGAAGGTTAACACATTTGGGCCTGGAACGAAAAATATCTGATActcaaaataacaataacaaatgaattagattattttaatgtaatgcGTAATCAAATTCAttcgttttttttaataaaaaaagtgtagcctagagtttaaaaaaataaaataaaataaaaagtgtttttatcCAGTGCTGAAAAAAAGCAAGagtttttcataaaataaacatgatggGTTGACGCGCTGTTAAAGTATAATTTTCATCGATATTTACTGGCCATGTTATTTGTTCACAGATTGTAAGCATGTTATGTATTATCGGCCCGCTTACCAGCAGCATGGCTTTAGCTGTGAGCGCAGTATTTGAATTGTACAGACATTTAAAGAGGCTGGAGCTCCTACGGCGCACTGTTTGAGCTGAAATATAACAATCAATCAACGAGGCAAACGGGAGGAGGAAATCCCCATGATAACACATCTGCTACCATTccacactactctctctctctctctctctctctctctctctctctcacacacacacacacacacacacacacactcactcactcactcacacacacacattattctgCCTGTTGAAAAAGAAGCCCAATAACGTATTTATTTTCCGACCATAAGCAAACACAGTAGCATATAAAATAGGCTACTTTTTTCAGACTGATCAACTTACCTTTAATACTGAAGTTTGTTAGGAGTGATCCAATCAGACTTTTCCTTCTAGACAGATCTGAACTTTGTATAGTTCAAATCATAACATAATCTagcctattttattttttacattgagtttactttctgtttagtttcagtgaagTCACTGAGCATATCCCCGTAAACAGATAACGTTTAattattgaaaagaaaaattaaaataagtaaTTATTacaaggaaaaaatatatatatatatatatatatatatatatatatatatatatatatatatatatatatatatatatatatatataatgaattttCGACGGAAACGCTCCCGATTAACATGAAATAATGATACGTGTGTAGCCTTTATGTTATAgtacaaaattttaatttatttatttatttgtttatttattttaaatacgtAGACCAACCATAGGTTATAATTATTCGGAAGCCATCTGAAGGAAAACACTTACCTCTTTATTAAGGGCTATAGGAGAAAAGACTTATAGTTGTTTTTAAACTTTACTGCATGTAGCAAAAATATTCCTGAATTTTTACGCCGCCTGAGAGTGATGAGCTACTGGTCTGAAAACAACCTAAATATCACTGACAGTTATTGATTTTGTCCACAGACAGTAGTCTCGTGTCTGGCTGCCTCGCGTCATGCTAATAATTTCAACATGGCCCTTCTCTTGTCTCAGTTCTCCATCTGCATTCCTGCATTTGAGAATTTATAGGCCTACATTGATTTGATATGCGTTGAacctaataaaaaaatttttgaatTCAAACAACCCTATAATAACgaaataaaacatcaattaaTTGCAACAGTTATAAAAGGTAGTACTgcattattagaaaataaaggTTAAACCGAATACcctaaagggttctttggtttgtctgtTTGGGGAATCATTATGGCTCTATGTATAACCCTAAAGCGTTTTCCTTCCAAAGAACACTCGAGGAACCCGTTTTTCTAAGAGGCTGTTACTACTACTggtaacagcaacaacaactactacttctactactactactactactactactacaattaataaaaacaattattaataacaacaacaacaacaacaatcataataaatgttatatacagtaaataataaataaacatattgtcATTTTTCAATTTAGCTGAACAATTTATGAATTTACAAAAAACAAGCAAGTAAGCAAGAACTTTTTTTAAGCACTTATATAGCAACGCAATAACCTTTGACTTAAACTGAAAGAATTTCCATTCTtgttgcacaagggggtcaTGCCGAATGTCTAAAGGGAGCAGGTGTCATGTACAGGCTGTTACAGCCACCCAGTGGTAAAATTCTGCAGTGTTGGCTATGTGTTCATAGCAAATATACAAAGTAAGCTATCCTAATGAAAGATTTTTCACGTCATAAAAATGCCTAAAAATAATGACTTGAATAATGATGCATAATTAATGTTACATCTTTATAGTGGGAATTTTAACCTATATATTGTGTTGCTTGCTGGGAAGGCAAACTGGTCCTCAAATCAACTGAAGAAAATCCATTTGAAAGGAAAGTCTATAAGACATTTTTGTGCAATCTACAGGATTGTTCTTACTGTAAAGGCAACACTACAAAAAAgttatcttagcaagtgaaaatatcttgaatatagtcttACATTTCATACtgagattacaataaaccaaataaagattataataaaccaaatacaaaatcattaaacatatttctagacattattactcatttcaagcatGTAGTTTTATTATTCTATTTACATTACATGAGCAGTATTATCTGCCAATATAACAAGActatttaaagcttgaaatgagtaccaATGGCTTGAAATGGGTttcataatcttatatttgttttattgtaatcttataataggaaatactagatacatttgactatattcaaggtatttACACTTGCTAAGATGCAATTTTTTCACATCAATTGGCAACATGTCACACAAGTGCTTTCCTGTCCATGGTTCTATACTTTACCATACAGGAGATTGCAGTAGATTGCAGTAGAAGATTACAGTGCAGGAATGCAACATCCTTGTATCCCCCACAATTAGATTAAAAATAATGCAGTGTGACATGTGATATGCTATATGCACTTGCATGCAGCTGGCATGATGTTAATGGCTGGTCATAAGCTTTCCTGACTTGTTAGATAAGAAATCGTTATAACTCGAGGTTGGGACAACAGAAACATAAACCTTGGCTGATCGACTAATTTTGAGGTTGAATAAATTGAGCAAATTTGCTTTTACCCTATAGCATATCTTTAACCTTGAATCGTAAAATGTACTGAAGTGTGGTGTTGGCTACCATCTGGTGTTTGCCAAAACTATGATAAGCATAGGCCACCCCTCTGGAATTTACTCACATGTTAGCCTCTTGATATTAAGCTTAAATTGTTTTGGTGCTGAGACAAAGTGTATTTAAAGCAAAAATCTTAATTACTGAATTACACAAGAATTAAGAATTTGCTAACTGGCACACAGATTAAACTGATCTTGCATATAGAAAGTGTCCATGTGGCCATGAGCTGACAAAGTCAAACACAGCTGGCACATTTCCCCTGCTCCTAGCATTATGCGGTTCCATTGCCTAGTGTATTCAGTGCAATATTATCTATTGCAATGGTTCTCAGATTAAGCTTGGGGGACCTCCAGGGGTctgtaaatcatttttgttaCAATGGTGCAAACTACACCCACcattattaaacttattatgTCTATTTATTATGTCTATTTGTCTATTTATGTTATAATGTAAAACTGGAATCTAACCtcaattttaatataaataaataaataaaaagtcaacatttttaaacagctaAAGGGATTCTTGACtgtaaaaagtttgggaactcCAGATCTAATGAGCAGTCAGAGGCTTAGTTGGGTTATAGTGCCACCCAGTGCCCAGACCTAGCAAATAAACACCTTAATCTTCAgacattgatatatatatatatatatatatatatatatatatatatatatatatatatatatatatatatatatatatagagagagagagagagagagagagagagagagagagagagagagagtgtgtgtgtgtgtgtatgtgtgtgtgtgtatatatatatatatatatatatatatatatatatatatatatatatatatatatatatatatatatatatatatatatattaaaaaggcaGTTATGAACAATATGAGAAATCCTCTCTGAATATAGTTGGTTGGCTGCAGAAGTTATAGTGACAAGAAATAGTGATTAACCAAATGACTACTCTGCCGATAAATATTTTACAGGTTGTGTATTGTggtcatttctttttaaagatgGAAATCAGAAGCTGTTCCTGcacaaatttaaaatatcaaccACTTGATGGCAGCAAATACTACGCATTTTTTCTATATACACCgtgacctccactaatattggcacccttggtaaatatgagcaaagaaggctgtgaaaaaattctttattgtttaatcttttgatcttttaataaaaaaatctcaaaaatactctgatctcatgaatatcaaacaactacaaacaaaacaaatgtttattaaaaaaaaatctgagttatatataggtgtgcaacaattattgacacctcatgatttcatatgagaaaaatatatttgaagtatattcccattgatattttacatttttagtacacctgagtgactaggaacaggaaattgttaaaCCATGACTTCCTTTTTCACAGGGGTATAGATATAAgttaacacataggccaaatccccttagtcattcataacaatgggtaagaccaagaaatataactgtgatgtgtggcaaaaggttgttgagcttcacaaaatgggaagtggttataagaaaatagcacaaacattgaaaatgcccatttccaccaccagggcaataattaaggaGTTCCAGTAAACTGGAAATATTATTCACCCTGGAAGAGAACGCGTGTCtttattgtctcaacacactgtgaagaggatggttcaagtggccaaaaaatgtccaaggatcacagctggagatttgcagaagttagttgcatcttggggtcagaaagtctccaaaactacaatccagtcatctacatcaccacaagttgtttagaagggtttcaagaaaaaagcctctactctcatccaaaaacaaactcaagcgtcttcagtttgccagacactactggaacttcaaatgggatcgggttctatggtcagatgaaaccagaagagagctttttggcaataaacaccagaggtggttttggtgaacatagagaggtagccatatggaaaagtacctcatgcccacggttaaatatggtgctggctctgtaatgttttggggctgttcttctgccagaggacctggacattttgttaggatataccaaatatcaacagatattaaatgaaaacctgactgcctctgccagaaagcttaaaatgggccatggtgggattccaacaggacaatgatccaaaacatacatcaaagtcaacacaaaaatggtttactgtccacaaaatcaaggtcctgctatggccatcccagtcccctgacttgaaacccatagaaaacctgtgcggtgaactgaagaggagagtccaccagcgtgcaccttgaaatgtgaaggatctggacagattctgtatggaggaatggtctcagatcacttgccatgtattctccaacctcatcagcattataggagaagactcacagctgttatcttggcaaagggagggagcacaaagtactgacttaaagggtgccaatatttgttgcacacctaaatttaacaaagattatttttgataaacctgtgttatgtttgaaattgtttgatgtccatgagagaagagtatttttgtgatttctttgaataaaagatcaaaaggttaaacaataaagacaaatgttcacagccttctttgctcatatttaccaagggtgccagtatttatgcagggcactgtatatcTGAGGTATTTAATACAGTGTATTGTTGGTCTGAAAATGTGTGCAGTAAGcacaataatgtacagtaagcAAGGACTAAACTTAAACACTCTTATCTTTGAATATTATTGTAGAGTAAGCCAGGACTAAACCCAAACATTCAAACATAtctatatacagtggatataaaaagtctacccACCCCGGTAAAATTGATGATTTAAACAATTTggattcattaataataataataataataataataataataataataataataataataatccaagaCAATTAGATCtttgtgcaaaataaataaataaataaataaataaataaaaatgttttaaaacaaaaagaatatacgtaaataaacaaacaaataaataaataaaaactctgtgtatttgggtaagagtctaccaaATTAACAAATCTTGATTTGCCAATTTGCAAATTGCttggaaaaaaagaagctccagatctatcaaacTACGAGGGATATCCTGTGCACAGTCCtgttcaagtcattccacaggttttgataggatttagatcCGGGCTCTATCTGGGCCGTTCCAAAGCTTTGATCTTATTTTTCTAAAGCCATTCTTTTGTTAACTCAGAACTGTGCTTTGAATCGTTATCATGTGCAAtggtaaaaaaaatcttcagctgtctgaACCAGAAACCAGACATTTTTGTGCCAAAATGTGTGTTAGATATTCCTGCAGCATGTTAAATAGTCTCTTGGCAGCCTGTGTGATAAgttctcttctttttcattcATCTATTCTGGAGGGATGCCCTGTttttggtaatgtcactgtgatgccccattttctctatttgtttttGGTGGC encodes:
- the nkx6.2 gene encoding homeobox protein Nkx-6.2 — protein: MLAVGQMDANRQSAFVLSSTPLAALHNMTEMKSSLFPYTLQNPAGFKAPSFTNLSSQLPLGTPHGISDILGRPITTAGQLLSSFPRINGLATTAGMYFNPAAVSRYPKPLAELPGRAPIFWPGMVQSSPWREPRMPCQAQANIMLDKDGKKKHSRPTFSGQQIFALEKTFEQTKYLAGPERARLAYSLGMTESQVKVWFQNRRTKWRKKHAAEMATAKKKHDSETEKMKESSDNEDDDEYNKPLDPNSDDEKITRLLKKHKSASLSLMSPSSSSSDTL